The Clostridium sporogenes region ATAATGGTGAAGATTTATGGGAAGTATCTAAGGATCAAAAGCAAGTTGAAGGAGAAACTAATACAAATGATGCTCCTTATATAATTATGAAATTACCAGAGGAAAATAAGGAAGAAATGGTGCTTCTAAATTATTTTAATGTAATGAAAAAGGATAATATGATAGCTTTATTTGGAGCAAGAATGGATGGAGATCAATATGGTAAAAAAATATTATATAAGCTTCCATCAGATAAGACAGTATATAGTCCATACTTATTTAAGCAAAAAATAAATCAAGATACTAATATATCTAAGGAATTATCGTTGTGGAATAAAGAAGGTTCACAGGTACAATACGGTGATACTATAATATTACCTATAAAAAGTTCTCTTCTTTATATAGAACCTCTATATCTAAGAGCTAGCGGGAAAAATAGTATACCAGAAATGAAAAGAGTAATATTATCCTATAATGATAAATTGGTTTTATCATCTAGTATTCAGGAAGGTATAAAAGAAATATTTAGCTCTAAAGATAACAAAGTAAATGATAAAAATGAAAAAGATAGTACAAAGACTATAGATAATTCAAAACTAAAAAAAGCTCAAGAATATTATAATAAAGCCATAGAAGCTCAAAAAAATGGAGACTGGACTAAATATGGTGAAAATATAAATGAATTAGGTAATATATTAAATAGTATAAAATAAAATATATAATAATTGCATTTAAGATTGTTAAAGAACCTCTTATACATATATGAGGTTCTTATTTTTTGATTAAATTATGATTTATATGTAAATAATAACATTATATAGAAAATTAATTTGGAGTGATTAAATTTGAAATTTAAAAAAAGCGTATATATTGTTATATTTACTTTAATAATATTATTCATCCCTTGTTTTATACATACAAAGAAGGATGTAAGCACAACTAATAAATTAAGCAATAAAACAAAAGAAATAAGTAAAAATGAAGTAGATAGAAATGAAATGTCAGTATTCTCATCTAATACTTGTTTTAAAAAAACTTATTATATAAATAAAAATAAAGTACCAGTATATAAAAATTTTGATTCTAATAGCCAAGTATTATATTATTTATATGAAGATGATATAATTGTTAGCTATAAGGAGCAAAATGGATATATATTTTGTGAAGAAGGAAATTTAGGAAGAAAAGGATGGATTAAGAAAAATAAAGAAAATCTTAAAGGAATTTTACATAAAAATACTGAATATAAAGTAGATGTAGACTTAATAGATCAGAAGATAAAGGTATACAAAAATGATAAAATAATAAAAAATATCCAATGCTCAACAGGGGTTATAGGAAAACAAGATACAGAAACTCCGTTAGGTATTTTTTATATTACAAATAAAGGAAAGTATTTTTATAGTAACAAATATAATCAAGGTGGTAGATATTATATTAAATTTTTTGCAAATTATTTAATTCATTCTATACCTGTAGACAAAAATGGTAATATAATAGAAGAAGAAAAAGACAAATTAGGATTTCCTACTTCTCATGGATGTATAAGAGTACCTATGGAGGATTCAAAGTGGTTATATAGAAATATACCTAATAAATCTTTAATAATTATACATTATTAAAATGGAGAGAAAGGCTGATAAAAAATGGATTATGATGTTATGATATTAGGTGGGGGAATAATTGGATGTGCATTAGCTTATGAATTATCAAAATATAGTTTAAATATAGCTTTAATAGAAAAGGATTATGATATAGCAGACGATGTAGCATTTATAAATTCATCTGTAGTGTATGATGGAGTGGAATGTGAAGATGATTTAGCAGCTAATTTGGAGTTTAATGGTAATAAATTAATCGAAGGTATAGCTAAAAAATTTAAAATTCCATTTAAAAAAACAGGGTCATTAGTAATAGCCCAAAATGATAATGAAGTATTTAATATAGAAAATATGTATAAAAAAGCTTTAAAAAGAGGAATAAAAAATATAGAAGTATTAACTAAAGATGAAGTAGAAAAAATAGAACCAAATTTAAATATAGATTTTAAAAAGGCATTATATTCTAGAAATACAGCATCTATAGCACCTTTTGATTTAGCTATATCTTATGGGGAAATTGCCTTCGATAATGGGGTAAATTTTAAATTAGAAGAACAGGTTTTAGAAATACAAAAACTATCTAAGGGATATAAGATTATAACTAATAAAAACAAATTTAACTGTAATATAGTTATAAATACAACCCCTGATGAAAATTTTGGAATATATTCAGACACTAAAAGAAATTATAAAAAGAGTAATTTAAATTATTTATTAATAGAAAAAAATTCAATCAAAGAATTTAATAATATAGTAGTAAAGCTAGGTAATAATGAAAATATAAAAAAAATTTTAGCTGTACCAACGGTTCAAGGTAATATGGTATTAGCTGTAGATGCTTATGAAAAGATAAATTATAAAAATACATTAGATGTGTCTGCTTTGATTTTAGATGAAATAAATGAGATGGATATAAATAATTTTTATCAATTTCCATATTATGATGATAGTATAGTGATAGATGATAGTTTAATAGATAAGGGATATATAAAAGTTATAATCAATCATTATGGACAAGTAACGATGACCCCTTATATAGCAAAGATTGTTACAGATACTATAGTTAGCAATATAAAATGTGTGCTAAAAAAAGAGTTTATAGATAAAAGAAGGGATTATTATAAATTTAATGAGTTGTCTTTAGAAGAAAGAAATAAAATTATAAATATGGACAAAAGGTACGGAAAAATAATATGTGCTTGCAATAAAGTAACAGAAGGAGAAATTATAGATGCAATAAGAAGACCTTTAGGTGCACGAACATTAGAGGGAATAAAAAGAAGGACAGGAGCAGCTTTTGGTAGTTGTCAGGGAGCCTATTGTTTAAATAAAGTTGCATCGATATTAGCTAGAGAAACAAATAAATTTATGACAGATATAGTTAAAGATTCAAAAAATTCTAAAATTATACCTTGCAGAATTAAAGAATTTGATACAATTTAATTTAGGAGGAATAAAGGTGCTTAGAGAATTTATTTGTAATGGATGCAATAAAAAATGTATAATATCTCTTTACAATAGTAATTATAATACTATAAAAGGTAACCAATGTAATTTAGGAATAGATTATGCTAAAAATTATGTTAATACTACTAAGGATATTTTTACTACATTAGTCAGGATAAAAGGATCTAAACATAATGTATTACCAGTAAAAAGTAGTGAACCTATAGAAAAATCTTTATGGATAGAGTGTTCTAAAGCTTTAAGTAGATTATATGTAGGTTATCCTATAGAAATTGGAGATGTAATTTGTAAAAATATTTTAAACACTGGAGTAGATATAATAGCTATTAAAAATATTAATAAGTAAAGGGTTAGCTAAAATTAACAAATGCTATTGACATATAGCTATAGTATTTGTATAATTTTATTAAATTTATGTTTATAATTAAATATTAAAACCTGTGAAGAGGAGCAGTAGCTATATGAAGTTTTAAGAGAGTTGACGGCTGGTGTAAGTTAATAACCTTATATTGTGAATCCACCTCTGAGGGACTGTTATAAAAACAGTACGGATAACCGTTATAATTAAGAGAGGATCATTTTATGATCAATTAGGGTGGCAACGCGGAGCTTTTCGTCCCTTTTATAGGGAAACGAAGGGCTTTTTTTATTATATTATAAAACTACAAAATTTGAAGGGAGGAAGTATTTATTGGATGGTCCAATAAATAAAATATTATGTTAGATTTAAAAAGAATAAGAAATAATCCAAATGAAATAAAAGAAGCATTAAACAATAGAGGAGAAAAGTTTGATGTAACTGTAATTGATGAAGTTTTAAAATTAGATGAGGAAAGAAGAAATATTTTAGTTAAAGTTGAGGTCTTAAAAAGTAAGAGAAATCAAGTTTCTTCTGAAGTTCCTAAACTAAAAAAAGAAGGAAAAGATGTTTCTAATATAGTAGCTGAAATGAAAAATTTATCACAAGAAATAAAAGATTTTGATGCTACTTTAGCTAAAATAGATGAAAAAATACAATATATAATGCTTAGAATACCTAATATACCAAATTCACAAGTGCCAGATGGAGAAACAGATGAGGACAATGTAGAAATAAGAAATTGGTCAGAACCAACAAAATTTGATTTTGAACTTAAAGCTCATTGGGATATAGGAACAAATTTAAATATTCTTGATTTTGAAAGAGCTGGAAAAGTAACAGGATCAAGATTTACTTTTTATAAAGGATTAGGGGCTAGATTAGAAAGAGCAGTAATATCTTATTTTTTAGATACTCATACAGAAAAACATGGTTATACTGAAATATTACCACCTTACATGGTAAATAGAACAAGCATGATAGGAACAGGACAATTGCCTAAATTTGAAGAAGACGCTTTTAAAATTTCACAGGATGATTACTTCTTAATACCAACTGCAGAGGTTCCTGTAACTAATTTATATAGAGATGAAATCTTAAAAGGTGATGAATTACCATTAAAACATGTAGCTTATAGTGCTTGTTTTAGATCAGAAGCAGGTTCAGCAGGCAGAGACACAAGAGGTCTTGTTAGACAACATCAATTTAATAAAGTAGAGCTTGTTAAATTTACAAAACCAGAACAGTCTTATGAAGAATTAGAAAAACTAACTAATGATGCTGAAACAGTATTAAAAGAATTAGGTATTCCATATAGAGTTGTAAGAATATGCAAAGGTGATTTAGGATTTACAGCTGCATTAAAATATGATTTAGAAGTTTGGATGCCAAGTTACAATAGATATGTTGAAATATCAAGCTGTAGTAACTTTGAAGACTTCCAATCAAGACGTGCCAA contains the following coding sequences:
- a CDS encoding NAD(P)/FAD-dependent oxidoreductase, which codes for MDYDVMILGGGIIGCALAYELSKYSLNIALIEKDYDIADDVAFINSSVVYDGVECEDDLAANLEFNGNKLIEGIAKKFKIPFKKTGSLVIAQNDNEVFNIENMYKKALKRGIKNIEVLTKDEVEKIEPNLNIDFKKALYSRNTASIAPFDLAISYGEIAFDNGVNFKLEEQVLEIQKLSKGYKIITNKNKFNCNIVINTTPDENFGIYSDTKRNYKKSNLNYLLIEKNSIKEFNNIVVKLGNNENIKKILAVPTVQGNMVLAVDAYEKINYKNTLDVSALILDEINEMDINNFYQFPYYDDSIVIDDSLIDKGYIKVIINHYGQVTMTPYIAKIVTDTIVSNIKCVLKKEFIDKRRDYYKFNELSLEERNKIINMDKRYGKIICACNKVTEGEIIDAIRRPLGARTLEGIKRRTGAAFGSCQGAYCLNKVASILARETNKFMTDIVKDSKNSKIIPCRIKEFDTI
- the serS gene encoding serine--tRNA ligase — its product is MLDLKRIRNNPNEIKEALNNRGEKFDVTVIDEVLKLDEERRNILVKVEVLKSKRNQVSSEVPKLKKEGKDVSNIVAEMKNLSQEIKDFDATLAKIDEKIQYIMLRIPNIPNSQVPDGETDEDNVEIRNWSEPTKFDFELKAHWDIGTNLNILDFERAGKVTGSRFTFYKGLGARLERAVISYFLDTHTEKHGYTEILPPYMVNRTSMIGTGQLPKFEEDAFKISQDDYFLIPTAEVPVTNLYRDEILKGDELPLKHVAYSACFRSEAGSAGRDTRGLVRQHQFNKVELVKFTKPEQSYEELEKLTNDAETVLKELGIPYRVVRICKGDLGFTAALKYDLEVWMPSYNRYVEISSCSNFEDFQSRRANIRYKEDAKAKPQYVHTLNGSGVAIGRTVAAILENYQNEDGSITIPEVLRPYMGGREVIK
- a CDS encoding DUF1667 domain-containing protein — encoded protein: MLREFICNGCNKKCIISLYNSNYNTIKGNQCNLGIDYAKNYVNTTKDIFTTLVRIKGSKHNVLPVKSSEPIEKSLWIECSKALSRLYVGYPIEIGDVICKNILNTGVDIIAIKNINK
- a CDS encoding L,D-transpeptidase, which codes for MKFKKSVYIVIFTLIILFIPCFIHTKKDVSTTNKLSNKTKEISKNEVDRNEMSVFSSNTCFKKTYYINKNKVPVYKNFDSNSQVLYYLYEDDIIVSYKEQNGYIFCEEGNLGRKGWIKKNKENLKGILHKNTEYKVDVDLIDQKIKVYKNDKIIKNIQCSTGVIGKQDTETPLGIFYITNKGKYFYSNKYNQGGRYYIKFFANYLIHSIPVDKNGNIIEEEKDKLGFPTSHGCIRVPMEDSKWLYRNIPNKSLIIIHY